Genomic window (Chryseobacterium bernardetii):
AGATCAGGATCAGGCATCGCTGGGAGGCTATTGAAATGGAAAACAATCCTTTTAACAGTCACTCAGCTGAAACAGAAGTTTTTGCAAACGGAGATACCCGGAAACAGCTCCTGGCAAGAAGCAGGTATTTACTATATAAAAGCCGTGAGAAATGGACTCTGTCCCAGAAACAAAGAGCTTCGATCCTTTTTACCCAGTATCCTGATCTGGAACAGGCATATGAATTGACTGATGGACTTAGAAAAATTTATAACCAGAATATTTCGAAATCTGTAGCAATGACTAAACTGGCCCATTGGTTTAGAAATGTGGAAGAAGCAGATTTTAAATCTTTTTCTACCTTAAGAAAAACAATAATGAATCATTATAGAAATATTCTCAACTACTTTGATCAAAGAAGCACCAATGCTGCTGCTGAATCTTTCAATGCGAAAATAAAAAACTTCAGAATGCAGCTCAGAGGAGTAAAAGACAGAACCTTTTTTATCTTCAGATTAGCTAAACTTTTTGCCTAGCCCCCAACTTTTGCGCTTGATCCAGAAATCCAGTGTATTGTGGTGGTGTAAATAATAAAAAAATGATAAGTAAACAGCTTATCCCTGTCTGGTAGCCACACCAGGGATCGAACCTGGATCTAAAGTTTAGGAAACTTTTGTTCTATCCATTGAACTATGTGGCCATTAGAGTGATAAAAGTACAAATATTCTTTTAAATATTTATAATTAGAATGTTTTAAACACGGATGTTGCAGATTTTGAGTACCAAATAATTATTAAAACATTATTGATAGTCTTTAAAACTAAAAGAATCTGCCCTTTAG
Coding sequences:
- a CDS encoding ISAon1 family transposase yields the protein MKGKSFQRQYKNKLSEYHSWEQKPHAEDWIIYPENVSASLSLDEVALSDGELYTVLTSKKAKGRKGSIVAMIKGTQSDFVITHLLKISRKLRMKVNEITLDMAGSMKRIAQRCFPDAVQVIDRFHVQKLSIEALQEIRIRHRWEAIEMENNPFNSHSAETEVFANGDTRKQLLARSRYLLYKSREKWTLSQKQRASILFTQYPDLEQAYELTDGLRKIYNQNISKSVAMTKLAHWFRNVEEADFKSFSTLRKTIMNHYRNILNYFDQRSTNAAAESFNAKIKNFRMQLRGVKDRTFFIFRLAKLFA